GTGTTTTAGGTATTAATGAAGACCCAGTAACGATAGAAAATATTGAAAAAAATATAGTAGAAACCGCCTTTCAAGAAGGTTGGATTGTAGCAAATCCTCCAAAAGTAAGAACCGAAAAAACAGTAGCTGTTATTGGTTCTGGACCTGCTGGATTAGCTGCTGCACAACAATTAAATCGCGCAGGACATACCGTTACTGTTTTTGAACGAGACGAAAAAATTGGCGGTTTATTACGTTATGGCATTCCAGATTTTAAAATGGAAAAAACCGTGATTGACAGACGTGTTGCTGTTTTAGAAGGAGAAGGTATTATTTTTAAAACCAATGCACATGTTGGTAAAAACATAGACGCCAATCAACTTAAAGACGACTTTGACGCTGTTGTGTTATGTGGAGGTGCTACAGTAAGACGAAGCATTCCTATACCTGGAGGAGACTTAAAAGGCGTGACTCAAGCTATGGATTTCTTAAAACTAAATAATCAATACGTGGATGGTATAGTCGATTTTAAAGACGTTATTTCTGCTAAAGGAAAAGACATTATTGTTATTGGCGGTGGAGATACCGGAAGTGATTGTATCGGAACGTCTAATCGTCATGGCGCAACCTCTGTGACTAATTTTGAAATTTTAAGCAAACCTTCTGAAGGTCGCCCTGCAAATCAACCTTGGCCTTATTGGCCTATGAAGTTAAAAACAACTTCGTCGCACCAAGAAGGTGTCGAGCGTTTTTTTAGCATTTCAACTAAAGCGTTTATTGGCGACAAAAAAGGAAACCTAAAAGGCTTAAAAACGGTTGAAGTAGAATGGATTTTTACACCAGGTGAAAGACCTCAACTTAAAGAGGTTCCAAATACCGAAAAAGAATGGAAATGCGACATCGCATTATTAGCACTTGGTTTTACAGGCGCTGAAAAAACACTAGCAGACCAATTTGGCTTAAAAATGGACTTTAGAACCAATATTGAAGCTACAACAAAAGATTACAAAACAAACATCCCTGGCGTTTTTGCAGCTGGAGACATGCGTCGTGGACAATCGTTGATTGTTTGGGCTATTTCTGAAGGAAGACAGGCAGCGTATCATATAGACACGTATTTAATGGGAGAATCCTGTTTACCTTTAAAGGATGACAGCGATTTACCTCGGGTTTAATACATGGAAAAACGATTAATCTAAAAAAGAAAACTATTTGATACAATTAGGAAGATTGCTTCGTTCCTCGTAATGAATCACAACACGTCATTACGAGGAGGCACGACGAAGTAATCTGTTTAATAAAAGCAAGAAAACTCTTTAAAACAAAAATTTTACAAAAATTAGAGAGATTGCTTCGTTCCTCGCAATGACGCAATTAATACTAATCTGGATACTTCCCACTAATCCCATCCAAACACAAATTACCAATACTACCAATATGCGTGTGTTTTTTAGAGGTATCTGGTACATAAGTTCCACTTTCAACTTCATCTCCAATTTTTTGATACGCTTCTCTAAAAGGCATACCTCCCACAACCAATGTATTAATATTATCTACCGTAAATAAGTATTGATACTTAGCATCATTCAAATCAATGTCTTTTACAATGACTTGCTGAATGGCGTAATTAAAAATATCTAATAAGTCTTTTACATCTTCAATTGCTGCAATTATATTTTCCTTTAATAACTGAAAATCTCTATGGTAACCACTTGGTAAATTATTAGTAATTAACACCATTTCAGTATGCAAAGCTTGTATTTTATTGGCTTTTCCTCTAATTAATTCAAACACATCTGGATTCTTTTTATGTGGCATAATACTGCTTCCCGTCGTTAGCTCATCCGGAAAGGCAATAAAGCCAAAATTCTGACTATTATACACGCAAATATCCATTGCAAAACGCGCTAAAGTATTACACACGCTCCCTAAAGCTAAAGCAATAGTACGTTCGCTTTTCCCTCTACTCATTTGCGCAGCAACAACGTTGTATTTTAAAGTTGAAAACTTTAATTCTTTTGTGGTTAATTCTCTATCAATAGGAAACGAACTTCCGTAACCCGCTGCAGAACCTAACGGATTTTGATCTACGGTTTTCAAGGCTGCATTTAACAAGTAAACATCATCTATTAAAACCTCAGCATAAGCAGAAAACCACAATCCAAAGGAAGATGGCATAGCTACTTGTAAATGCGTATAACCAGGAAGTAAAGCGTCTTTATGCGTTTCCGCTAAACTTAAAAGCGTATCGAAAAAGATTTTTGTTTTCGCGTTAATTTCTTTTAAATTCTCTTTGTAGTACAATTGAAGCGCAACTAAAACTTGATCGTTTCTAGATCGTGCGGTATGGATTTTCTTTCCGACGTCACCTAAGGTTTTAGTCAGTTCATATTCAATTTTAGAATGCACATCTTCAAAGGATTCTTCAATAACGAAGGTTCCGTTTTTTATAGTTTCCGCAATAGCGTGTAAACCATTTTTAAGCTGTTGCAGTTCTTCCGAAGAAATAATGCCAATAGACTCCAACATTATTGCATGCGCTAAAGATGCTTGCACATCGTACTTTGCAATATGCATATCAATTTCTCTATCGTTTCCTACGGTAAATTGTTCTATTTTTTTATCGATACTTATTCCTTTGTCCCAGAGTTTCATAATTTGATTTTTTATTGTCATTGCGAATGAAATGAAGCAATCTCATGATGAGATAACTTCGTCATTCTTCCTCGTTATGACGTTTGCTACAGTACTTTTTCTAATAATTCAATATATATTTTAATCCCTTCTTCAATCTCATTCACGTAAATAAACTCGTCAGCGGAATGCGATCTTGTACTATCTCCTGGTCCTAATTTTAATGACGGACAAGTTAAAACCGCTTGATCCGACAAGGTTGGCGAACCGTAAGTGCTTCTCCCTATTTCTATTCCTGCAATAACCAATGGATGATCGATTGGAATAGAGGATGAATTTAATTTTATACTTCTCGGAATAATACTATCACAAAGCGCTTCCTTTTGTAAAATATCCACAATCTCTTGGTTGGAATATTTATCGTTTACACGAACATCCACAACCAGTTTTACATCTGCAGGAACTGCATTATGTTGTTTTCCTGCGTTAATTTGAGTAACCGTTAATTTCACTTCCCCTAAAGCTTCCGAGGTTTTATCGAAGGTGTAATTTTTAAACCATTCTAATACCGAAATCGAATTATAAATCGCATTATCGGCATTTGGATGTGCAGCATGACTAGGGGTTCCTTTTACGATTGCATCAAAAACCACCAAACCTTTTTCGGCAACAGCCAAATTCATCAAGGTAGGTTCTCCAACAATAGCGACATCTACTTTTGGAATCACAGACAGCATACTATTCAATCCGTCAGGACCACTACTCTCTTCTTCCGCAGAAGCGACAATCACCAAATTAAAATTCAGGTTTTCTCTGTTATAAAAATACGCAAAGGTTGCCAGCAAACTCACCAAACAACCTCCAGCATCATTGCTACCTAAACCATATAATTTACCATCCTCAACAATCGCTTTAAAAGGATCTTTGGTATAGCCATTATTTGGTTTTACCGTATCGTGATGCGAGTTTAACAATAGCGTTGGTTTGCTATCGTCAAAATGTTTATTCGTTGCCCAAACGTTATGTTTCGTTCTTTTAAAAGGAATATCCTGTTGTACAAACCATTGCTCAATATGCGCGGCTGTTTGATCTTCTTCCGAAGAAAAGGACTGCGTTTCAATGAGTGTTTTTAACAGCTGAATTGCTCTTGTTGTTAGTTTTTCTATCATTTGGTAATGGTTGTGTGTTTATTATTTTTTCGGAAAAGCATTTGGGATTTACCAATACAAACTTTTTGTACCTGATGGTTTATCGCATGAAAACAGTTGTTTAATTTTGGAAGCATGCCTTCATAAATAATTCCGTTTTCGATTAGTGAAGGGTAGCTTTTTGTGTTGATATTTTCGATAACAGAATCGTCATTATCGACATCTTCTAAAACCCCGTTTTTTTCAAAACAGTAATATAATTCCGTGTTATAAATAGACGCAAAACCAATTGCTAATTCGGAAGCAATCGTATCTGCATTGGTATTTAATAATTGTCCGTTTTTATCATGTGTAATCGCACAAAACACAGGACTCACATTGTTATTTAAAAGCAATTCTAACGTCTCTGTATTTACTTTTACAACATCGCCAGCAAAACCATAATCGATAGGCTCTGATGGTCTTAAATCTGAAACTATCGTGTTGCCATCCGCTCCAGAAAAACCAATAGCATTACAATTGTGGGCTTGTAATTGTGCTACTATAGTTTTATTGATTTTTCCAGCATACACCATTGTAATAATATCTAAAGTCACTTGATCGGTTACTCGTCTTCCATCAATCATTTTAACCCCAACTTGCATTTGTTGCGTTAATTTGGTTGCTAATTTTCCACCACCATGCACTAGAATTTTAGGTCCATCTATAGTCGCGAATGCTTTTAGGAATTGCTGTAAGGCATCATCATCATCGATGATGTTTCCTCCAATTTTTATGATTTTTAGTGTTTTCATGCTTATTCTTATTTTGATGTGATACTGAAATGAATTCAGCATGACGTGACGGGTTAACATCAACTTGTTACTTACTTTAAAACCTCAGTCGTCAAGCTGAACTTGTTTCAGGGTCTCATTATTTACTAGTTGTGTGATGCTGTAATGAAATCTGTTTGACTATGTAATCTGTTTCAATTAAAAGATTGCTTCAATCGTTCCTCATTCGCAATGACGTTTACAATTCCTCCAGAATCTGCTTCAAAACAATTTGCGCAGCAAAAGTCCTATTATTTGCTTGTTGGATAACCACTGATTGCTCACCATCCAAAACCGCATCTTCCACAACCACATTACGTCTTACAGGTAAGCAATGCATAAATTTTGCATTACCCAACTTCGCTTTTGTCATCATCCAATTCTCATCCTGACTAAGCACTTTTCCATAGTCTTTATAATTACTCCAGTTTTTCACATAGACAAAATCGGCATCTTTTAAAGCCTCTTCTTGATTGTGATTTATTGGTGTTTTTCTCGAAATTGCTTCACTCAATTCATAACCTTCCGGATGTGTAATGGTTAAATCGACATCCATATTTTGCATCATTTCTACAAACGAATTTGCAACCGCTTGTGGCAATGCTTTTGGATGTGGCGCCCAAGACAAGACTACTTTTGGTTTCGCTTTTTTAGATAATTCAGTTATAGTAATAGCATCTGCTAATGCCTGTAAAGGATGAGCAGTTGCACTCTCCATATTTACAATTGGCACTGTTGCGTATTTTATGAAACTATTCATTACAAATTCAGACTCGTCTTTTTTCTTATCTGTTAAACTTGGGAATGCTCTTACAGCAATCACATCTCCATATTGCGAAATCACTTGCGCAGCCTCTTTAATGTGTTCTGAGGTGTTTGCATTCATGATTGTTCCATCTTCAAACTCTAAGTTCCAAGCGTCATTTACGTTTAAAATCATCACATCCATTCCTAAGTTTTTTACAGCCTTTTCTGTACTTAATCGCGTTCGTAAACTGGAATTAAAAAACAGCATGACTAATGTTTTATGTTTTCCTAAATCTTCGAATTTAAAAGGGTTCTTTTTTAGTAAAATCGCGTCGTTTATAATTTCTTGAAGATTTGATATGTCTTTTATTTCGGTGTATTTTTTCATGTTAAATAGGTCTCGACTGCGCTCGACCAGACAACATAAATGTCTCCTCGAGAGCACTCGAGAGGTTTAAGTTGTTATCTTTTTTAATTCCTTTTTTAAAGCCTCAAAAAGCAAATCGACATGTTCTTTTTTGATGGTTAAAGGCGGAAGAATTCGTAATAAATTAGGATTCTTCGCACTTCCTGTAAATATCTTATGTTCAAAAATTAGCTTTTTACGTAGTTCAGCTATCGGAAAATCAAATTCCAATCCTAACATTAAACCACGTCCTTTTATATTTTTAATTGACGAAATTCCTTTTGCTTTTTCAATAAAATAGGCTGAGATATCTTTAGCATTTTGCATCAAATGCTCTTCTTCAATAACTTCTAAAACCGTCAAAGAAGCTACACAAGCTAAGTGATTTCCGCCAAAAGTGGTTCCTAATAGACCAAAAGAAGCTTTAATATTTGGATGAATTAAAATCCCACCAATCGGAAACCCATTTCCCATACCTTTGGCAATCGAAATAATATCTGGAGTCACATTATATTTCTGAAACGCGAAGAAATCGCCAGTTCTTCCAAAACCAGATTGTACCTCATCTGCAATAAAACACGTATTGTATTTTTTGCATAGTTCATCCAAAGCTTCGTAGAATGCAGCAGTACTTTCGTCCAACCCTCCAACACCTTGAATACACTCAATAATTACTGCACAAACATCGTTTTTAGCTAGTGCTTTCTCTACACCTTCTAAGTCTCCTAATTCTAGAATCTCAACCTCTTGTTGTGCGTTAATTGGCGCAATAATCTTCGTATTATCTGTTGCCGCAACTGCTGCTGATGTACGACCATGAAAGCCATTTTTAAAAGCAACTACTTTTTTCTTTCCGTTATGGAATGATGCTAATTTCAAAGCATTCTCATTGGCTTCTGCACCAGAATTACATAGAAACAACTCGTAGTTTTTACAACCTGATAATTGCTCTAATTTGTCCGCTAATTGCACTTGTAACGGGTTCTGAATCGAGTTGCTATAAAACCCTAATTTGGCGACTTGATCAGAAATCGCAGTCACATATTTTGGATGCGAATGTCCAATAGAAATCACCGCATGTCCACCATATAAATCTAAATATTTGGTATTGTTTTCATCGTAAACAAAAACATCTTCTGCCTTTACAGGTGTGATATCGAATAAAGGATACACGTTAAATAAACTCATATCTGCTCTTCTTTAATGTTACTAATCTTGTTAAACGAGGCAATCATACCTTGTATTAAAGACGAACTCAATCCTTTGTGTTCCATCTCATTCAAACCTTCAATCGTACACCCTTTTGGCGTGGTTACACGATCTATTTCCTCTTCTGGATGATTCCCATTGGTAATCAATAAGCTCGCAGCGCCTTCACTAGTATACATCGCTAATTCTTGTGCTTCTTTAGCATCAAACCCTAACTGAATAGCAGCTTGTGTTGTCGCTCTAATTAAACGCATCCAAAACGCAACACCACTCGCGCAAACCACAGTGGCTGCTTGCATTTGACTTTCCGGAATACTTAACGAATGTCCTAAACGGTTAAAAATAGCCTCAGCGATTTTAATACGTTTTGCACCTTGCACATTACTACACAAACACGTCATGGATTTACCAACTGCAATCGCAGTATTCGGCATCGCACGAATAATAAATTTATCTGCTCCAACTTGCGCTTCAATCTTAGGAATTAGAAAACCTGTAATGGTCGAAATCAAGACGTGCTTCTCTGTTAATTCTGGCTTAATGTCATTCAATATTTGCTCAAAATGCGCTGGTTGCACTGCAGAAATGATGATATCAGATTGCCTTACAGCTTCGGTATTATCCGTCGTTAAATGCACATTTTTATACCCCTCAAATTCTTGAATGCCCTCTAGATTTCTTTTCGTTAGATACAAAGTGGTAATCGCATTGTTGGTTATTAATCCTTTTGCGATGGATTTCCCTAAGTTTCCTGTTCCTATAATTGCTATTTTCATGTTCTATCTTTTTTTGTCATTACGAAGGAAATATGACTGAAGTAATCTCTATAAACAGATTGCTTCGTTCCTCGCAATGACAGTGTGTTAAAAATAAGTCGCTTTCAATTTTAATCCTTCTGTTTCATCAAAACCAAACATTAAGTTCATGTTTTGAACAGCTTGCCCGGAAGCGCCTTTCAATAAATTATCAATAATGCTTGTCACCAATAATTTGTCTTCATGTTTATGTAAATGAAGAATACACTTATTGGTATTTACTACTTGTTTTAAATGAATCTCATCATCCGAAACTACAGTAAAAGCAGCATCTTTATAAAATGCGTTATACAATGCTTTTGCATCTTCCAAGCTTCCTTTAAACTTAGTATACATGGTTGCGAAAATTCCTCTTGAAAAATCACCACGATTTGGCATAAAGTTGATATCAGAATTAAAGTTAGATTGCAACAGTTTCACCGATTGATTAATCTCTCCTAAATGTTGGTGTGTAAAAGCCTTATAATGCGAAAAGTTATTATCTCGCCACGTAAAATGAGTAGTTGCAGATAATGATGTTCCTGCTCCTGTTGCTCCTGTAACTGCATTAACGTGTACATCATTTTGCAAAACTTCAGCTTTAGCTAAAGGCAATAATGCTAACTGAATAGCAGATGCAAAACACCCTGGATTTGCAATGTAATTCGCTTTTTCAATCGCTTCTTTATTTAATTCCGGCAAACCATAAACAAACGTTTTTCCTTCAAAAATGGCGTCTTTAGTTAATCTGAAATCATTACTTAAATCGATGATTTTAGTTTCAGCAGAAAAGGTGTTTTTCTCTAAAAAGGCTTTAGAATTTCCGTGACCTAAACACAAAAACAACACGTCTACTTTTGAGTAAATTTCACTTGAAAACTCCAAATCTGTACTACCAATTAAATCTTGGTGTACTTTATATATCTTATTTCCAGCATTAGAGGTACTGTAAATAAAATTGATGTTTGCTTTTGGATGATTTAACAACAATCTAATAAGTTCTCCAGCTGTATAACCTGCTCCTCCAATAATTCCTATTTCTATTTTTTTCATTACAACTTGTCTTTCAGACCTGTCAGGTTTTAAAAACCTAACAGGTCTCACTCAATTAATTATTTACTTGTTGATAAATCTTATTTTGGTTTCCTACAATTTTGATAAACCCTTTAGCTTCTTCAGCCGTCCAACCTTTATTTTCTTCGCCATAACTTCCAAACTTCGCATTCATTAAATCATGCTTAGAACTGATTCCGTCTACAGTAAAATGGTATGGTTTTAAGGTCACAAAAACATCTCCCGACACTTTGTCTTGGCTGCTTTGTAAAAAGGCTTCCATGTTACGCATTACAGGGTCTAAATATTGCCCTTCATGCAAATGCATTCCGTAGAAATTTGACATATAATCTTTGTGCTGTAATTGCCATTTTGTTAGTGTATGCTTTTCTAATAAATGGTGTGCTTTTATTATCACCAAAGCAGCAGCAGCTTCAAAACCAACACGTCCTTTAATACCAACTATTGTATCTCCAACGTGAATATCTCTACCAATTGCATACGCAGACGCCAGATTGTTTAACACTTCAATATTTACGTCTGATGCGTTTTCAATTCCATTAACAGCAACCAATTCTCCTTTTAAAAAGGTTAATGCAACTTTCTCTTCTTCCGCATGTTTTAATTGCGAAGGATAAGCACTTTCTGGTAATGGTTTTTCTGATGTCAATGTTTCTTCTCCACCAACACTAGTTCCCCAAAGTCCTTTATTAACAGAATACTTTGCCTTTTCCCAAGAAGCTTCAATACCGTTTTCTTTTAAGTAATCAATTTCTTGTTGTCTACTTAAACTTCCATCTCTAATGGGCGTGATGATTTTAATATGTGGTGCCAACGTTTGAAAAATCATATCAAAACGTACTTGATCGTTTCCTGCTCCTGTGCTTCCGTGTGCGATATATTCGGCATCAATACTTTTTGCATATTCGATAATTTCGATTGCTTGAATAATACGTTCTGCACTTACAGATAAAGGATAGGTGTTGTTCTTTAAAACATTTCCGAAGATTAAATACTTAATCACTTTATCATAATACGATGCAATAGCGTCGATGTTCTTATAGGTCGACACGCCCATCTTGTAGGCATTTGCTTCGATGGTTTGAATTTCTTCATCAGAAAAGCCACCCGTATTTACACTTACCGCGTGCACATCATATCCTGCTCTACTTAAACTTACTGCGCAATAGGATGTATCTAATCCACCACTATATGCTATTACTAATTTTCCCTTTCTGTCACTTTGTGACATCTTTCCCGAAGGGAAAACATCATCGGATTTATTCGCTTTTTTCATTCTTTTCTTTTTTAAGGAACATGGATTGCTTAATATTTTTCAATCTGGTCCATACTTTTTTATCATGATTATTTGCTACTGGTTTTGTTGCTTCCTTTTTCAAAGGATCATACAACATACCTGTACATAAGCACATTTTTTGCTCTGTTCTTGTCAAAACATCAAAGTTTTTACAGGTCTGACAGCCATTCCAAAAGGATTGATCGTCTGTTAATTCTGAAAACGTAACAGGTTTATAACCTAAATCACTATTCATTTTCATAACTGCTAAACCCGTAGTAATACTAAATACTTTAGCCTCCGGAAACTTGGTTCTAGAATGCTCGAATATTTTCTGTTTGATCTGCTTAGCTAAGCCAATGTTTCTAAAATCTGGATGTACAATTAATCCAGAATTGGCTACAAATTTGCCATGACCCCATTGTTCGATATAACAAAAGCCTGCAAATTTATCGCCCTCTAAAGCAATAACAGCATTACCATTTTCCATTTTGGTAATAATGTATTCAGGCTTGCGTTTTGCAATACCAGTTCCTCTAACTTGAGCAGCATCAGCAATAGTATTACAAATAATATCTGCGTAAATACTATGTGATTTATCAGCAATAACAATTTCCATTGTAATTGAATTTTAAATTAAAAAATGTGATAATTTTTGTTTTTGAAAGCAGAACCGGACTCACCTTAGTTCTATAAATAGAAGTACACCCTAAGGGCGACGACGGAAAATTGGACGTAGGGTTATCCTGTTATTATTTCTAATAACTGTATTTAAAAAAGGAAATATTTGTGTTGAATTGTTCACTGTCTGAAAAAAAATAAAAACTATTAACTAAAAAGCTTGAAGTATGCGTATTAGCGACGTCGTCTGCGTAATAGCAAACTTGTGGGTCTTTCGTTTTTATTTAGTGTTGTAAACATGGTGTAAAACTATAAATTAATTTAATACAAACTAGTAAAACATTCAATTAGTGCAATTTTTTATGAAATCATTATTTTCAAGCCTAATAATTATATAAATCTCACTATTAGGCGTTTCTGACTTGAAAAATTATAAAATATAATCTGTACTTACAAAGTTTGATGCTCTAGATTCTAACAATTCTTTTAAAATAGCATTGTTATACTCGTTATCTTTTGAAGCTACAAACGTCCGTATTGAAAAAGAACGTAACGCATCATGCACACTTAACGTTGCAACTGCAGAATCTTTACGCCCTGTAAACGGATATACGTCTGGTCCACGTTGACAAGAACTGTTTAAATTAACACGACAAACTAAGTTTACTAACGTATCTATTAAAGGCGCCAACGTTTTTACGTCTTGCCCGAATAAACTGACTTGCTGCCCGTAATTAGAAGCAGCCATATCATCTAAAGGTTCTTCAATATCAGTAAAAGGAACAATAGGAATAACAGGTCCAAATTGTTCTTCCTGAAAGACACGCATATCTTTAGACACTGGATATAAAACCGCTGGAAAAATGTAGTTTTCTGTCGTTTCTCCTCCTTTTGCATTAATGATACTAGCTCCTTTTGCAGTCGCGTCATCAATTAACTCTTGTATATAGGCTGGTTTCCCAGGCTCAGGTAATGGTGTTAATTTAGCACCATCCTCCCAAGGATTACCAAACTTAAGCGCATCTACTTTCGCTGAAAAGCGCTTATTAAACTCTTCTACAATATCTTGATGAACATACAATACTTTTAACGCTGTACAACGTTGCCCATTAAAAGAGGTTGCCCCCGCGATACACTCGTCTATCGCCAAATCCAAATCGGCATCTTTTAAAACAACTGCTGGATTTTTAGCTTCTAAACCTAAAACCAAACGCAGTCTATTACTTTTTGGATGTTGATTTTGTAATGCATTTGCAGAAGTACTATTTCCTATCAAAGCCAATACATCGACTTTTCCAGACTCCATAATTGGAGAAGCCACAGTACGTCCTCTTCCATAAATAATATTAACGACTCCTTTTGGAAAACTAGTTTGAAACGCTTCTAGTAATGGTGAAATTAATAAAACACCATGTTTTGCTGGTTTAAAAATGGTTGTATTACCCATAATTAAAGCAGGAATCAATAGTGCAAAAGTTTCATTTAAAGGGTAATTATAAGGCCCTAAACACAACACTACACCTAAAGGTCCACGACGAATATGAGCATTTACACCTGCATTTTTTTCAAATTTAGCACTATCGCGGTCCATTTGTTTGTAATCTTCAATAGTGTCATAAATGTATTCCACCGTTCTATCAAATTCTTTTTCCGAATCTGGTAAACTTTTCCCTATTTCCCACATTAATAACTTTACAACCTCCTCTCGCTTAGTTTTCATTTGCAATACAAATGTCTCCATGCATGCAATACGATCCACCACTTTCATGGTTGGCCATAAACCTTGACCTTTATTATACGCGACACATGCGGCGTCCAAAGCCGCTAATGCTTCCTTTTTACCTAATGTTGGAATAC
This portion of the Olleya sp. Bg11-27 genome encodes:
- a CDS encoding glutamate synthase subunit beta, whose product is MGKITGFLEFKRENESYIAPEKRIENYKEFTVPLPEDHLENQGARCMDCGIPFCHSGCPLGNLIPDFNDKVYKGKWKEAAEILHKTNNFPEFTGRLCPAPCEEACVLGINEDPVTIENIEKNIVETAFQEGWIVANPPKVRTEKTVAVIGSGPAGLAAAQQLNRAGHTVTVFERDEKIGGLLRYGIPDFKMEKTVIDRRVAVLEGEGIIFKTNAHVGKNIDANQLKDDFDAVVLCGGATVRRSIPIPGGDLKGVTQAMDFLKLNNQYVDGIVDFKDVISAKGKDIIVIGGGDTGSDCIGTSNRHGATSVTNFEILSKPSEGRPANQPWPYWPMKLKTTSSHQEGVERFFSISTKAFIGDKKGNLKGLKTVEVEWIFTPGERPQLKEVPNTEKEWKCDIALLALGFTGAEKTLADQFGLKMDFRTNIEATTKDYKTNIPGVFAAGDMRRGQSLIVWAISEGRQAAYHIDTYLMGESCLPLKDDSDLPRV
- the argH gene encoding argininosuccinate lyase, with translation MKLWDKGISIDKKIEQFTVGNDREIDMHIAKYDVQASLAHAIMLESIGIISSEELQQLKNGLHAIAETIKNGTFVIEESFEDVHSKIEYELTKTLGDVGKKIHTARSRNDQVLVALQLYYKENLKEINAKTKIFFDTLLSLAETHKDALLPGYTHLQVAMPSSFGLWFSAYAEVLIDDVYLLNAALKTVDQNPLGSAAGYGSSFPIDRELTTKELKFSTLKYNVVAAQMSRGKSERTIALALGSVCNTLARFAMDICVYNSQNFGFIAFPDELTTGSSIMPHKKNPDVFELIRGKANKIQALHTEMVLITNNLPSGYHRDFQLLKENIIAAIEDVKDLLDIFNYAIQQVIVKDIDLNDAKYQYLFTVDNINTLVVGGMPFREAYQKIGDEVESGTYVPDTSKKHTHIGSIGNLCLDGISGKYPD
- a CDS encoding M20 family metallo-hydrolase → MIEKLTTRAIQLLKTLIETQSFSSEEDQTAAHIEQWFVQQDIPFKRTKHNVWATNKHFDDSKPTLLLNSHHDTVKPNNGYTKDPFKAIVEDGKLYGLGSNDAGGCLVSLLATFAYFYNRENLNFNLVIVASAEEESSGPDGLNSMLSVIPKVDVAIVGEPTLMNLAVAEKGLVVFDAIVKGTPSHAAHPNADNAIYNSISVLEWFKNYTFDKTSEALGEVKLTVTQINAGKQHNAVPADVKLVVDVRVNDKYSNQEIVDILQKEALCDSIIPRSIKLNSSSIPIDHPLVIAGIEIGRSTYGSPTLSDQAVLTCPSLKLGPGDSTRSHSADEFIYVNEIEEGIKIYIELLEKVL
- the argB gene encoding acetylglutamate kinase, whose amino-acid sequence is MKTLKIIKIGGNIIDDDDALQQFLKAFATIDGPKILVHGGGKLATKLTQQMQVGVKMIDGRRVTDQVTLDIITMVYAGKINKTIVAQLQAHNCNAIGFSGADGNTIVSDLRPSEPIDYGFAGDVVKVNTETLELLLNNNVSPVFCAITHDKNGQLLNTNADTIASELAIGFASIYNTELYYCFEKNGVLEDVDNDDSVIENINTKSYPSLIENGIIYEGMLPKLNNCFHAINHQVQKVCIGKSQMLFRKNNKHTTITK
- a CDS encoding N-acetylornithine carbamoyltransferase translates to MKKYTEIKDISNLQEIINDAILLKKNPFKFEDLGKHKTLVMLFFNSSLRTRLSTEKAVKNLGMDVMILNVNDAWNLEFEDGTIMNANTSEHIKEAAQVISQYGDVIAVRAFPSLTDKKKDESEFVMNSFIKYATVPIVNMESATAHPLQALADAITITELSKKAKPKVVLSWAPHPKALPQAVANSFVEMMQNMDVDLTITHPEGYELSEAISRKTPINHNQEEALKDADFVYVKNWSNYKDYGKVLSQDENWMMTKAKLGNAKFMHCLPVRRNVVVEDAVLDGEQSVVIQQANNRTFAAQIVLKQILEEL
- a CDS encoding aspartate aminotransferase family protein; this encodes MSLFNVYPLFDITPVKAEDVFVYDENNTKYLDLYGGHAVISIGHSHPKYVTAISDQVAKLGFYSNSIQNPLQVQLADKLEQLSGCKNYELFLCNSGAEANENALKLASFHNGKKKVVAFKNGFHGRTSAAVAATDNTKIIAPINAQQEVEILELGDLEGVEKALAKNDVCAVIIECIQGVGGLDESTAAFYEALDELCKKYNTCFIADEVQSGFGRTGDFFAFQKYNVTPDIISIAKGMGNGFPIGGILIHPNIKASFGLLGTTFGGNHLACVASLTVLEVIEEEHLMQNAKDISAYFIEKAKGISSIKNIKGRGLMLGLEFDFPIAELRKKLIFEHKIFTGSAKNPNLLRILPPLTIKKEHVDLLFEALKKELKKITT
- the proC gene encoding pyrroline-5-carboxylate reductase encodes the protein MKIAIIGTGNLGKSIAKGLITNNAITTLYLTKRNLEGIQEFEGYKNVHLTTDNTEAVRQSDIIISAVQPAHFEQILNDIKPELTEKHVLISTITGFLIPKIEAQVGADKFIIRAMPNTAIAVGKSMTCLCSNVQGAKRIKIAEAIFNRLGHSLSIPESQMQAATVVCASGVAFWMRLIRATTQAAIQLGFDAKEAQELAMYTSEGAASLLITNGNHPEEEIDRVTTPKGCTIEGLNEMEHKGLSSSLIQGMIASFNKISNIKEEQI
- the argC gene encoding N-acetyl-gamma-glutamyl-phosphate reductase — encoded protein: MKKIEIGIIGGAGYTAGELIRLLLNHPKANINFIYSTSNAGNKIYKVHQDLIGSTDLEFSSEIYSKVDVLFLCLGHGNSKAFLEKNTFSAETKIIDLSNDFRLTKDAIFEGKTFVYGLPELNKEAIEKANYIANPGCFASAIQLALLPLAKAEVLQNDVHVNAVTGATGAGTSLSATTHFTWRDNNFSHYKAFTHQHLGEINQSVKLLQSNFNSDINFMPNRGDFSRGIFATMYTKFKGSLEDAKALYNAFYKDAAFTVVSDDEIHLKQVVNTNKCILHLHKHEDKLLVTSIIDNLLKGASGQAVQNMNLMFGFDETEGLKLKATYF